The genome window CCCACACGATGAACGACAGCACGGCAATGGAAGCCGTGGCGTACACCATCGAGGCATAACCAAACAGACGCTTGCGGGCGAACGCGGGCACGATGGCCGACACGATCCCGAACGCCGGCAAGATCATGATGTAGACCTCGGGGTGCCCGAAGAACCAGAACACGTGCTGATACAGGACCGGATCACCGCCAGCAGCGGCGTTGAAGAAACCCGTGCCGAAGTGGCGGTCGGTCAGCACCATGGTGATGGCGGCTGCCAGCACCGGCATCACGGCCAGCAGCAGGAAAGCGGTGATCAGCCAGGTCCAGCAGAACAGCGGCATCTTCATCAGCGTCAGACCGGGCGCGCGCATATTCAGCACGGTCACGATGATGTTGATGGCGCCCATGATCGAAGACGCGCCCATGATGTGCATCGCGAAGATGCCCAGATCCATCCCGGGGCCCATCTGCAAGGACAGCGGCGCATACAGCGTCCAGCCTGCGGCGGTGGCGCCGCCCGGCACGAAGAACGATGCCGTCAGCATGATTGCAGCCACCGGCAGCAGCCAGAAGCTGAAGTTGTTCATGCGCGCAAATGCCATGTCGGATGCGCCGATCTGCATCGGGATCATCCAGTTCGCAAAGCCCACAAAGGCCGGCATGATGGCGCCGAACACCATGATGATGCCGTGCATGGTGGTGAACTGGTTGAAGAGCTCGGGGCGGAAGAACTGCAGGCCCGGCTCAAACAACTCGGTACGCAGCAGCAAGGCCAGCGTGCCGCCTTCCAGCAACATGGCAAACGAGAAGATGAGATACATCGTCCCGATGTCTTTATGGTTCGTGGCAAAAAGCCAGCGGCGCCAGCCCGTGGGCATAGCGTGGTGGTCATCGTGACCGTGGCCGTGGCCCGGCGACACGTGGTCTACAGTGACGCTGCTCATGATGGACTCCTTCCTGCTGAGTGCCGGCCTCGTTCCACGAAGCCGGCAGGGTATCTCTAACTAAACGGAACCGGTTCTATCGGTCAGTGACGAGCGTTGCGCGTTCAACGCGCAGCCGCAACGTCCTTCGGTAGAACCGTCGGGTCCTGCCCCTTGCCTGCATTGCTCCAGGCATGGCGCGTATAGCTGATGACCGCTGCGATCTCGACATCATTGAGCTGCCCGCCGAATGCCGCCATGGCGGTGCCGGGCTTGCCCTTGAGCACGGTGTTGATCTGAGCCGCCTTGGGGCCCAGAACAACCTTGTCTCCGTCGAGTGGTGGGAAAGTGCCCGGGATGCCCTTGCCGTTGGCCTGGTGACAGGCCACGCAATTCGCTGCGAATACTTTTTCGCCACGGGCAACCAGTTCGGCTTCCGTCCACTCTTTATTAGGATCGTCGGCGTTTGCCGCCATTTTCTTCTTTTGGTCTTCAACCCACTTGTCGTAGTCGGCTTGCGCCAGGACTTCCACGACGATGGGCATGAAGGCGTGGTCCTTGCCACAGAGCTCCGCGCACTGGCCGCGATAGATGCCAGGCTTGTCGGCGCGGAACCAGGCGTCGCGCAGGAAGCCGGGGATGGCATCCTGCTTCACGCCAAAGTCGGGAATCATCCAGGAGTGAATAACGTCGGCCGCGGTCAGCACGACCCGGACTTTTTTATCCACGGGGACAACCATGTGGTTATCCACTTCCATCAGATAAAACTCGCCCTTGGGCTCGCGGTTTTCGATTTGCGCGCGCGGGGTCGACAACGTGGAAAGGAACTTGACCCCGGCGGCTGCGCCGTCCAGGTATTCGTAGCCCCACTTCCATTGATAGCCGGTGACCTTGATAGTCAGGTCAGGGCTGGAGGTGTCTTTCATGGCGACGACCGTCTTGGTAGCCGGCAACGCCATGGCAATGACGATGATGAAAGGGATGACTGTCCAGGCGACTTCTACGCCTAGATGTTCGTGGAAGGTCGCAGCCTTGTGCCCACGGGACTTCCGGTGTGCCCAGATGGAATAGAACATCACCCCGAACACACCGATGAAAATCACGATACAGATCGTGAGCAGCATCCAGTGCAGCCACATGATGTCGCGTGAAATTGAAGTCACGCCTTCATGCAGGTTCAGCTGATTGACCTTCGGGCCGCCGGGCATGTCTTGCACCTGAGCGCTGGCCACGCTGCCAATCAGCATCGCACAAGCTCCCAGTACCCCTCTCCACTTCTTCATGCTTACCTCGAAACACGACGCGAGGGCCCTTGTCGCCTAGTGGCACGGATGTCACTGCAACAGGACTACGCGCAATTATTAGATGGCAGGGCTAGGCAGGGAGATAGAGCGGCCCCCGCATTCCCACTCGAAATCACAAAGAAACTGGCGGATTATAGCGGAGACGCAAACAGATGTAAGACAAGGCTCTTG of Achromobacter seleniivolatilans contains these proteins:
- the ctaD gene encoding cytochrome c oxidase subunit I, which codes for MSSVTVDHVSPGHGHGHDDHHAMPTGWRRWLFATNHKDIGTMYLIFSFAMLLEGGTLALLLRTELFEPGLQFFRPELFNQFTTMHGIIMVFGAIMPAFVGFANWMIPMQIGASDMAFARMNNFSFWLLPVAAIMLTASFFVPGGATAAGWTLYAPLSLQMGPGMDLGIFAMHIMGASSIMGAINIIVTVLNMRAPGLTLMKMPLFCWTWLITAFLLLAVMPVLAAAITMVLTDRHFGTGFFNAAAGGDPVLYQHVFWFFGHPEVYIMILPAFGIVSAIVPAFARKRLFGYASMVYATASIAVLSFIVWAHHMFTTGMPVTGQLYFMYATMLISIPTGVKVFNWVATMWRGSMTFETPMLFSIGFIFVFTMGGFTGLILSVAPIDIQVHDTYYVVAHFHYVLVAGSLFALFAGAYYWVPKWTGRMYSEKLGKLHFWSTLISFNVTFFPMHFLGLAGMPRRYADYAAQFTTFHQIATIGAFWFGLSQLIFLWAMLRCYAGKGERASAKPWEGAEGLEWTVPSPAPFHTFETPPEVK
- the coxB gene encoding cytochrome c oxidase subunit II, which gives rise to MKKWRGVLGACAMLIGSVASAQVQDMPGGPKVNQLNLHEGVTSISRDIMWLHWMLLTICIVIFIGVFGVMFYSIWAHRKSRGHKAATFHEHLGVEVAWTVIPFIIVIAMALPATKTVVAMKDTSSPDLTIKVTGYQWKWGYEYLDGAAAGVKFLSTLSTPRAQIENREPKGEFYLMEVDNHMVVPVDKKVRVVLTAADVIHSWMIPDFGVKQDAIPGFLRDAWFRADKPGIYRGQCAELCGKDHAFMPIVVEVLAQADYDKWVEDQKKKMAANADDPNKEWTEAELVARGEKVFAANCVACHQANGKGIPGTFPPLDGDKVVLGPKAAQINTVLKGKPGTAMAAFGGQLNDVEIAAVISYTRHAWSNAGKGQDPTVLPKDVAAAR